From one Triticum urartu cultivar G1812 chromosome 3, Tu2.1, whole genome shotgun sequence genomic stretch:
- the LOC125548181 gene encoding EID1-like F-box protein 3 — MSEGARNTRQFRGAWSGGGGTGGIGSASYRDGDGGIGSPRYSGVNTGILDEQVLSLVFRSINWDPQALCTAASVSRRLRAVAERVLWRELCISRAPRMVASLTEAAGVGVGAGAAPPPSGRIGGGWPALAKLLSFCCGAAGTAVPVPGHLTRVSRFSKTSGRSFLSRRCRTDMLYVSDPCEHAVPGADDDLGAYRGVFRWFMRSRTRACLLGRQAELDPRVRCPYCGARVWNMVAANLVPRGASRRMGSDEGRLEYYVCVSGHVHGNCWLAHLTSSEGEHDDDPDSHDASEGSSGDDGHVAQ, encoded by the coding sequence ATGAGCGAGGGCGCGCGGAACACGCGGCAGTTCCGCGGCGCgtggagcggcggcggcgggacggGTGGCATTGGCAGCGCGAGCTACCGGGATGGCGACGGCGGCATTGGGTCCCCGCGCTACAGCGGCGTCAACACGGGGATCCTGGACGAGCAGGTGCTGTCGCTCGTGTTCCGCTCCATCAACTGGGACCCGCAGGCGCTCTGCACCGCGGCGAGCGTCAGCAGGCGGCTCCGCGCCGTCGCGGAGCGCGTGCTCTGGCGGGAGCTCTGCATCTCGCGCGCGCCGCGGATGGTGGCGTCGCTCACGGAGGCCGCGGgggtcggagtcggagccggagcGGCCCCGCCGCCCTCGGGGCGCATTGGCGGCGGGTGGCCGGCGCTGGCGAAGCTGCTCTCCTTCTGCTGCGGCGCCGCGGGGACGGCCGTGCCGGTGCCGGGGCACCTCACGCGGGTGTCGCGCTTCTCCAAGACCTCCGGGCGGAGCTTCCTGTCGCGGCGCTGCAGGACCGACATGCTGTACGTGTCCGACCCGTGCGAGCACGCGGTGCCCGGCGCGGACGACGACCTCGGCGCCTACCGCGGGGTGTTCCGGTGGTTCATGCGCTCGCGGACGCGGGCTTGCCTGCTGGGCCGCCAGGCCGAGCTCGACCCGCGCGTGCGCTGCCCCTACTGCGGCGCGCGCGTCTGGAACATGGTCGCCGCCAACCTCGTGCCGCGCGGCGCGTCGCGCCGGATGGGATCCGACGAGGGCCGGCTCGAGTACTACGTCTGCGTCAGCGGCCACGTCCACGGCAACTGCTGGCTCGCGCATCTCACCTCGAGTGAAGGCGAACACGACGACGACCCCGACTCCCACGACGCGTCGGAAGGTAGCAGCGGCGACGACGGCCATGTCGCCCAGTGA